In the Paenibacillus sp. FSL H7-0357 genome, one interval contains:
- a CDS encoding ABC-2 transporter permease: protein MQGLLLNNFYSMQNNIKTSFGIALCLLFVSFVAGDTSVLNAVIAAQIMVFPVNVGASLQIDEASKWSRIEITLPIKRKTIINAKYLSFIMLILMGTAISLFTPVLFYLRDLDTTSYLNLSSGYTMGLSLSISTISILYPVILRFGVEKSEMMIFVSSGLSVVIRIVVWVLLRMIWDNVNFNGSEVGIASLIVAVVMFVASYLLSVQIHRNKEF, encoded by the coding sequence GTGCAAGGGTTACTGTTGAACAATTTTTATTCCATGCAGAACAACATAAAGACATCCTTTGGAATAGCTTTATGTTTGTTGTTTGTTTCTTTTGTGGCAGGCGATACGTCTGTACTTAATGCGGTCATTGCTGCACAGATTATGGTTTTCCCTGTGAATGTAGGTGCTTCTCTGCAGATCGATGAAGCATCTAAATGGAGTAGGATAGAAATTACCTTGCCAATAAAAAGGAAAACTATTATCAATGCCAAATACCTTTCATTTATCATGTTGATATTAATGGGCACTGCAATCAGCTTGTTTACTCCGGTTCTTTTCTATTTAAGAGATTTAGATACTACTAGTTATTTGAATTTGTCATCTGGGTATACTATGGGTCTGTCACTCTCTATTTCAACAATTTCCATTTTATATCCGGTTATTTTAAGATTCGGAGTTGAGAAAAGTGAGATGATGATTTTTGTGTCGTCAGGCTTGTCAGTGGTTATCCGAATTGTGGTGTGGGTTCTTCTAAGAATGATATGGGATAATGTAAATTTTAATGGCAGCGAGGTAGGAATTGCCTCTTTAATTGTTGCGGTTGTAATGTTTGTGGCATCTTACCTCCTATCGGTACAGATACATAGGAATAAGGAATTTTAA
- a CDS encoding ABC transporter ATP-binding protein codes for MNHSLEIAGLTKTYTNSDFHLDNVSFSIPCGTIMGFVGENGAGKTTTIKSILNTVKKDSGTIKILGQVMTDKDIGIREDIGVVFDAASFSGVVTPNKLAKVMGGIYKQWNQGFFLNITSKFDLPMDRKIKEFSRGMTMKLAIAVALSHHPKLLILDEATSGLDPITREEILEVFLEFVEDESHSILMSSHITSDLEKIADFITFIHQGKIILTAKKDDLIYRYGVARCKIDQFNRIDKADRLAYRVKNFQTDVLVKDKKEFERKYDGIIVDNVSIDEIMLLLVKGEE; via the coding sequence ATGAATCATAGTCTAGAAATAGCAGGACTAACTAAAACCTATACTAATTCTGATTTTCATTTAGATAATGTTTCGTTCTCTATTCCTTGTGGAACAATTATGGGGTTTGTTGGTGAAAATGGAGCTGGAAAAACAACGACCATTAAATCCATATTGAACACAGTTAAAAAAGATAGTGGAACTATTAAAATTCTGGGTCAGGTTATGACAGACAAAGACATAGGAATTCGTGAAGACATCGGAGTTGTCTTTGATGCTGCGAGTTTTTCAGGTGTTGTGACACCCAATAAACTTGCAAAGGTTATGGGCGGAATTTACAAACAATGGAATCAGGGTTTCTTTTTAAATATCACTAGTAAGTTTGACCTTCCTATGGATAGAAAGATCAAGGAATTTTCACGAGGAATGACAATGAAGCTTGCTATTGCAGTCGCATTATCACATCATCCCAAGTTACTTATTTTAGATGAGGCAACTTCCGGTTTAGACCCCATTACCAGAGAAGAAATTTTGGAGGTTTTTCTGGAGTTCGTGGAGGATGAAAGTCATTCAATCCTTATGTCTTCCCATATCACAAGTGACTTGGAAAAAATCGCTGATTTTATAACCTTTATTCATCAAGGAAAAATTATTCTTACTGCGAAGAAAGATGATTTGATTTATCGATACGGAGTGGCCCGCTGCAAAATAGATCAGTTCAATCGTATTGATAAAGCCGATAGACTTGCGTACAGAGTAAAGAATTTTCAAACAGACGTTCTTGTAAAAGATAAAAAAGAGTTTGAGCGAAAATATGACGGTATTATTGTTGACAATGTATCTATTGATGAAATTATGTTGCTCCTGGTAAAGGGGGAGGAATAA
- a CDS encoding GntR family transcriptional regulator, with the protein MEIIISSNRNKPIYEQITSQIKTMIMSGELQAGDPIPSMRSLAKSIQVSVITVQKAYEDLQRDGFIETTVGRGSFVSAPNKDLFQEEQQKKIEEHLTIAAEIARTSGIKLEKMVEMLTVFYAEDKK; encoded by the coding sequence TTGGAAATTATTATTAGCAGTAATAGGAATAAGCCCATTTATGAACAGATAACCTCGCAAATAAAAACAATGATTATGAGTGGAGAACTGCAAGCGGGGGACCCTATTCCCTCCATGAGGTCATTAGCAAAATCTATTCAAGTCAGTGTCATTACTGTCCAAAAGGCGTATGAAGATTTGCAGCGGGATGGATTCATTGAAACAACTGTTGGACGTGGAAGTTTCGTATCTGCCCCCAATAAAGATCTCTTTCAAGAAGAGCAACAGAAGAAAATTGAAGAGCACTTAACTATTGCAGCTGAAATTGCCCGAACGAGCGGAATTAAATTGGAAAAGATGGTAGAAATGCTGACTGTCTTTTATGCGGAGGATAAAAAATGA
- a CDS encoding YiiG family protein, with the protein MKSHVTLIASLVLISTLMTSCSMSKSEHETGANGNNSKAALETAQASSSTPAPTEAIDEEAAKLELEALELAKYNAYVDLNNAMTGRLQDVLIDYFEEFGYEAKPVIDKYFSATMLSFTESGEKAMQTAFAAAADKPSFGKLDAQVSLLEPILTELLAVLAEAHEYYEIKGYVDDQFAGSKTLHTRILKADAAYEEASSEFFSLLGKMGDERTRNSLQEYKDNGQDLNYIVMLFLLDAESLATEMDDQGILADNILELDMAKFKAKYAVLTEDLKLLMEYAADETRVVSEGFSSHSLERYVDAAKKVKVSGAEIIERVNKKQRVEDFYLKSSFFRENQSGTPEKFSKSLSELIAEYNQLQ; encoded by the coding sequence GTGAAGTCCCATGTTACACTGATTGCATCATTAGTACTTATTAGCACCCTAATGACTTCCTGTTCAATGAGCAAGTCCGAACATGAAACAGGTGCAAATGGCAACAACTCCAAGGCAGCCTTGGAAACCGCGCAAGCTTCAAGCTCAACGCCTGCGCCCACCGAAGCCATTGACGAGGAAGCCGCAAAGTTAGAACTCGAAGCCCTGGAATTGGCCAAATACAATGCCTATGTAGACCTGAACAACGCAATGACGGGACGGCTCCAGGATGTGCTGATTGATTATTTTGAAGAGTTCGGTTATGAGGCCAAACCGGTGATTGACAAGTATTTCAGCGCCACAATGCTCTCCTTCACCGAATCCGGTGAGAAGGCCATGCAGACCGCGTTCGCCGCTGCTGCCGACAAGCCAAGCTTCGGGAAACTGGACGCCCAGGTCAGCCTGCTGGAGCCAATCCTGACAGAACTGCTTGCCGTACTGGCTGAAGCACACGAGTATTACGAGATTAAGGGCTATGTCGATGACCAGTTTGCCGGAAGTAAGACGCTGCATACCCGAATTCTCAAGGCTGATGCTGCCTATGAAGAAGCTTCGAGCGAGTTTTTCTCACTGCTTGGCAAGATGGGCGATGAACGTACAAGAAACAGTCTTCAAGAATACAAGGATAACGGTCAGGATCTGAATTACATCGTGATGCTCTTTTTACTGGATGCGGAAAGCCTGGCAACGGAGATGGATGACCAGGGAATTCTGGCAGACAACATTCTGGAGCTGGATATGGCGAAATTCAAAGCGAAATATGCTGTTCTGACGGAAGATCTCAAGCTGCTGATGGAATATGCGGCAGACGAGACAAGAGTCGTATCGGAAGGATTCTCAAGCCACTCGCTCGAAAGATATGTTGATGCAGCCAAGAAAGTCAAAGTTTCAGGTGCTGAAATTATCGAACGTGTCAACAAGAAGCAGCGTGTAGAAGATTTTTATTTGAAAAGCTCCTTCTTCCGCGAAAATCAGTCAGGCACACCCGAGAAATTCAGCAAGTCTTTAAGTGAATTAATCGCAGAATATAACCAATTGCAGTAA
- a CDS encoding N-acetylmuramoyl-L-alanine amidase, translating to MRAKLNAILLAIMILLTSGSLPNTVEAKTADVTSLASTMGKTVICIDAGHQSKGNNSKEPVAPGSKTVKPKVSSGTQGIATGKTEYKLTLEVALKLEQALQKDYKVVMIRRTNNVDISNSERAIRCNQAGADMTLRLHADGSVNREIQGMSFLYPSTDIPSTKKIASQSLEITKVLSKAVLKETQATSRGLIPRSDLTGFNWSTVPVVLIEMGFMTNRNEDMKLSEDEYQDKIVQGIKRGLDSYYKVAAKN from the coding sequence ATGCGCGCGAAATTGAATGCAATCCTCTTAGCTATTATGATTTTATTAACGTCAGGCAGCCTTCCAAATACAGTAGAGGCGAAAACAGCAGATGTAACATCATTAGCCAGTACAATGGGGAAGACGGTTATCTGCATAGATGCGGGACACCAGAGTAAAGGTAATAACTCTAAAGAGCCCGTAGCGCCAGGAAGCAAAACGGTTAAACCAAAGGTGTCAAGTGGTACGCAGGGCATAGCTACTGGTAAAACCGAATACAAACTTACACTGGAAGTGGCGTTGAAACTGGAGCAAGCCCTTCAGAAAGATTACAAGGTGGTAATGATTCGCCGCACTAATAATGTGGATATATCAAACAGCGAGCGTGCTATTAGATGTAATCAGGCAGGTGCCGATATGACCCTTAGACTACACGCAGATGGGAGTGTTAATCGCGAGATTCAAGGCATGTCCTTTCTCTATCCTTCTACTGACATCCCATCTACGAAGAAGATTGCATCGCAAAGTTTGGAGATCACCAAGGTTCTGTCTAAAGCGGTGCTGAAGGAAACGCAGGCGACATCGCGCGGGTTAATTCCTAGGAGTGATCTTACCGGGTTCAACTGGTCAACCGTACCGGTTGTACTCATCGAAATGGGCTTCATGACGAATCGTAACGAAGACATGAAGTTAAGTGAGGATGAATATCAGGACAAGATTGTTCAAGGAATTAAAAGAGGTCTGGATTCGTATTATAAAGTTGCGGCGAAGAATTAA
- a CDS encoding copper amine oxidase N-terminal domain-containing protein — MTSVNAASNEVAVRLDGTNLQFDVPPQVINNRVMIPMRVIFEALNATVKWDDATLSITALSKNGDVVKLSIGNEYIYKNDRKVTIDSPPVSINGRTLVPVRVIAESLGRAVSYRSDSRTVIIEPVDTLKEDNLIEDTSIDTSINTSINTSINTTTPVPTEEAAYEKMIALKEQYPEGMAWTNGNVYAWNGGIYSRGYGCVGFAFILSDAAFGNLPARKHTDFNNIQVGDIVRINNDTHSVIILSIDDTNITLAEGNYNSSIHWGRMFTLEHIKAVGDYIITRYPE, encoded by the coding sequence GTGACTAGTGTAAATGCTGCAAGTAACGAAGTTGCTGTGAGGCTCGATGGTACGAATTTGCAATTTGATGTTCCGCCCCAAGTAATAAATAATCGTGTTATGATACCGATGCGAGTTATTTTTGAAGCATTAAATGCTACTGTTAAATGGGATGATGCTACACTATCGATTACAGCCTTATCTAAAAATGGTGATGTGGTTAAGCTCTCAATAGGAAATGAATATATTTATAAAAATGATAGAAAAGTGACTATCGATTCCCCGCCAGTATCGATAAATGGGCGTACATTAGTGCCCGTTCGTGTTATCGCAGAGTCATTAGGCAGAGCCGTAAGTTATAGATCAGATTCGCGGACGGTTATTATTGAGCCTGTTGACACTTTAAAAGAAGACAACCTAATAGAAGACACATCAATAGATACTTCAATAAATACTTCAATAAATACTTCAATTAACACAACAACACCTGTACCTACAGAAGAGGCTGCTTATGAAAAAATGATTGCCCTAAAGGAACAATATCCTGAGGGAATGGCATGGACAAACGGTAATGTTTACGCGTGGAATGGTGGCATTTATAGTAGAGGTTATGGCTGTGTGGGGTTTGCTTTTATATTAAGTGATGCAGCATTTGGTAACTTACCCGCTCGCAAGCATACGGATTTTAACAATATTCAAGTTGGAGATATTGTAAGGATAAATAATGATACCCATTCAGTGATTATTCTCAGCATAGATGACACAAATATTACCCTTGCGGAAGGGAACTATAATTCATCTATTCACTGGGGACGTATGTTTACTTTGGAACATATAAAAGCTGTAGGCGATTATATTATCACAAGATACCCTGAGTAA
- a CDS encoding DUF2625 family protein, whose protein sequence is MHSLSVAELVDLENHAWEEVRELLSQGTRTYRLTAAEPEIAAQTLVCLQVSTKSYLGAIAYETGGIVFEHGWITLLGAGGEGIYGSLTSWNGLAASQDIPALPGLLIVAYDAAGGFFGLDVGRFGQSGHVYYFAPDTLEWESTQLAYSGFIGWLAEGDLDLFYETFRWEGWEEAALKLQPGQVFGYYPPLWAKEGSGQFSRKAPIPILEAWQEARSEGKA, encoded by the coding sequence ATGCACTCATTATCTGTAGCAGAATTGGTGGATTTGGAGAATCATGCTTGGGAAGAAGTCAGAGAGCTGCTGAGTCAAGGTACTCGCACCTATCGGCTGACAGCAGCGGAACCGGAAATAGCAGCACAGACGCTCGTTTGCTTACAGGTAAGCACCAAGTCTTATCTGGGAGCGATTGCTTACGAGACCGGAGGGATCGTTTTTGAGCATGGCTGGATTACACTTCTTGGCGCTGGTGGCGAAGGTATCTATGGGAGTCTTACTTCCTGGAATGGTCTTGCAGCCTCACAAGATATTCCTGCATTGCCCGGTCTGCTGATTGTGGCTTATGATGCTGCAGGCGGTTTTTTTGGACTTGATGTGGGACGGTTCGGGCAGAGCGGGCATGTATATTACTTCGCCCCGGATACGCTGGAATGGGAGTCGACCCAATTGGCCTATTCCGGGTTCATCGGCTGGCTGGCGGAAGGGGATCTTGATCTGTTCTATGAGACATTCCGCTGGGAAGGATGGGAAGAGGCGGCCCTGAAGCTTCAACCTGGTCAGGTCTTTGGCTATTATCCTCCGCTGTGGGCTAAAGAAGGCAGCGGTCAATTTAGCCGCAAAGCGCCAATTCCTATACTGGAGGCTTGGCAAGAGGCGAGGAGTGAAGGCAAAGCGTGA
- a CDS encoding metallophosphoesterase family protein has product MSKRKAGKKGRAVLKIVSIAEEPLEQIPYVSAAAGGKGISYEWLPVYWGEILGLPQDVDALIVASDLQGMTIHSTTGEYGNSLLGEVLPESLEFLLQIHMPAVDPEKVLVCLCGDLYGDPAKRGSSGDPLPVWKAFRNKFGTVLGVNGNHDLLSREGQAELASHTGIHLFSEPDIIRQKGLHIAGLGGVTGRGDKPNRKPEGEYLEALRNLLHRGPDVLLLHQGPEVPEARLPGHSGIREQLEAGPELLLFCGHVHWDQPLAELENGTQILNTDGRVLLFTAASLQ; this is encoded by the coding sequence GTGAGCAAGAGAAAGGCAGGAAAAAAAGGCAGAGCAGTGCTTAAGATCGTAAGTATTGCCGAAGAACCGCTTGAGCAAATTCCTTATGTCAGTGCTGCGGCGGGCGGCAAAGGGATCTCATATGAATGGCTTCCTGTATATTGGGGAGAAATTCTGGGGCTCCCTCAGGATGTGGATGCGCTGATAGTGGCATCGGATCTTCAAGGTATGACCATTCATAGCACAACCGGTGAATATGGCAACTCACTGCTGGGTGAGGTACTTCCTGAATCGCTGGAATTTTTGCTCCAAATCCACATGCCGGCCGTAGATCCCGAGAAGGTGCTAGTCTGTTTATGCGGTGATTTATACGGTGATCCCGCCAAAAGAGGTTCAAGCGGTGACCCGCTTCCAGTATGGAAGGCATTCCGCAACAAGTTCGGCACGGTGCTGGGCGTTAACGGCAATCATGATTTGCTGTCCCGGGAAGGGCAAGCCGAGCTTGCGTCTCATACCGGAATTCATCTGTTCTCTGAACCTGATATTATACGGCAGAAGGGGCTACATATAGCAGGTCTTGGAGGTGTGACCGGAAGAGGGGATAAACCGAACCGGAAGCCTGAAGGAGAATATCTGGAAGCGCTGCGGAACCTGCTGCATCGTGGCCCGGATGTGCTTCTGCTGCACCAAGGCCCCGAGGTTCCCGAAGCCCGGCTTCCGGGGCATTCAGGTATCCGTGAACAACTGGAAGCCGGGCCCGAACTCTTATTATTTTGCGGGCATGTCCATTGGGACCAGCCTCTGGCGGAGCTTGAGAATGGCACCCAGATTCTAAACACGGACGGAAGGGTGCTGCTGTTCACCGCTGCGAGTCTGCAATGA
- a CDS encoding preprotein translocase subunit SecA: MNIAVKLMQKFKDLDNQNKLKVYQGKAELIRKRNLEAWDDGQFQAESLRLQEEAKSGTPLDELLVDAYALVCEASKRTLGLQPYDVQIMAAIALHERFLIEQHTGEGKTLSAVMPAYLNALTGKGVHVLTFNDYLAKRDADWMGPIYRFLGLTVNSVQAGMSLSEKREAYAKDVTYVTAKEAGFDYLRDTIALSEADTVHRPFHYVIVDEADSLLLDEARVPLVISGDSASSRSDGFRFAEVARQLKQAEHYDFDEFQRNFYLNETGAAKAESLLGCGNLYDSHNSHLLTSLNCALHVESLLKKDVDYIVRDSKIELIEEYTGRVAENRYLPDGLQAALTAKEGLYSIAGGKILGTITIQHFISLYPQICGMTATAHASAMDFEDIYALQVVQIPPNQPNIRIDHRHRIYTHKEAKLKALVQEISSVHRTGRPILIGTSSVEESAMLAEALAAAGVPCHVLNAKNDAEEADIIAKAGEPGAVTVSTNMAGRGVDIRLGGGGAQAEVVAKLGGLYVIGTHVNESVRIDDQLRGRSGRQGDPGASVFYVSLEDELLLRFGIHKAVRASRQDEALEAPGLSSKITSIQRIVMGQNFDIHKELNCYSDMVEDQRRILYAERLRILKGEQPLSPAEQRVRLFYLDEFWADHLAYVSYLREGIHLESLASRNPIDEFHAQITEAYEQIPFKINSASENMLERLGGSNDPAEWEKFGLKSPASTRTYIINDQYLQNKRNSWTGTTVFAYWLRTIARPIFKLSKY, encoded by the coding sequence ATGAATATAGCCGTCAAGTTGATGCAAAAATTCAAAGACCTCGATAACCAGAATAAGCTGAAAGTTTATCAGGGCAAAGCGGAGCTCATCAGGAAACGGAATTTGGAAGCATGGGACGATGGGCAGTTTCAAGCGGAATCCCTCCGGCTGCAAGAAGAAGCAAAATCGGGTACGCCATTGGACGAGCTGCTTGTCGATGCCTATGCGCTAGTTTGTGAGGCATCGAAGAGAACGCTCGGATTACAGCCTTACGATGTCCAGATCATGGCTGCCATAGCTCTACATGAGAGATTTCTGATCGAGCAGCATACCGGTGAAGGAAAAACACTCTCTGCTGTTATGCCTGCATATCTAAATGCACTGACCGGCAAAGGTGTTCATGTGCTGACTTTTAACGATTATTTGGCCAAGCGGGATGCGGATTGGATGGGCCCGATCTATCGTTTCCTCGGGTTAACGGTAAACTCGGTTCAAGCGGGCATGAGCCTGTCCGAGAAACGGGAAGCATACGCCAAGGATGTAACCTATGTTACGGCCAAAGAAGCGGGATTCGATTACTTGCGCGACACAATCGCGCTAAGCGAAGCCGATACCGTGCATCGTCCTTTCCACTACGTCATCGTCGACGAAGCGGATTCGCTGCTTCTTGACGAAGCGCGGGTGCCGCTAGTCATCAGCGGCGATTCGGCCTCTTCCAGGAGCGACGGCTTTCGTTTCGCAGAAGTGGCTAGGCAGCTCAAGCAAGCAGAGCATTACGACTTCGACGAGTTCCAGCGGAACTTTTACTTAAATGAAACAGGCGCTGCGAAAGCGGAATCGCTGCTGGGATGCGGAAATTTGTACGATAGCCATAACAGTCACTTGCTGACGTCATTAAATTGCGCGCTGCATGTGGAATCGTTATTAAAGAAAGATGTCGATTACATCGTCCGGGACAGCAAAATCGAGCTGATCGAAGAATATACCGGCCGCGTGGCGGAGAACCGGTATTTGCCGGACGGGCTGCAAGCCGCTCTTACGGCCAAAGAAGGGCTGTACTCCATAGCCGGAGGGAAAATTCTCGGGACGATCACCATTCAACACTTCATCAGCCTGTATCCGCAGATTTGCGGAATGACGGCTACCGCGCATGCTTCCGCAATGGACTTCGAAGATATTTATGCGCTGCAGGTCGTGCAAATCCCGCCGAACCAGCCAAACATCCGGATCGACCACCGACACCGGATTTATACCCATAAAGAAGCCAAGCTTAAGGCACTCGTACAAGAAATCTCATCCGTCCATAGGACGGGACGTCCAATTCTCATTGGTACGTCAAGCGTCGAAGAGTCTGCCATGCTGGCAGAGGCGCTAGCGGCTGCCGGCGTACCTTGCCATGTTCTGAATGCGAAAAACGACGCGGAAGAAGCCGACATCATCGCCAAAGCGGGAGAACCCGGCGCAGTGACGGTGTCTACAAATATGGCGGGACGCGGCGTCGACATCCGGCTCGGCGGCGGCGGCGCGCAAGCAGAGGTAGTCGCCAAGCTTGGCGGGTTGTACGTGATTGGCACCCATGTGAACGAAAGCGTGCGGATCGACGACCAGTTACGCGGGCGTTCCGGCCGCCAAGGCGACCCGGGAGCTTCCGTTTTTTATGTAAGCTTAGAGGACGAGTTGCTGCTTCGCTTCGGCATCCATAAAGCGGTTCGCGCTTCCAGGCAGGATGAGGCTCTTGAAGCACCGGGGCTCAGCAGCAAGATCACCAGTATTCAGCGTATTGTTATGGGCCAAAACTTCGATATCCACAAGGAACTGAACTGTTATTCGGATATGGTGGAGGATCAGAGGCGAATTCTATACGCGGAGCGGCTCCGAATTTTGAAAGGCGAGCAGCCGTTGAGCCCAGCGGAGCAGAGGGTACGGCTTTTTTATCTCGACGAGTTCTGGGCTGACCATCTTGCATACGTTTCTTACCTTCGCGAAGGGATTCACCTGGAGAGCCTTGCCAGCCGCAATCCGATCGACGAATTTCATGCGCAAATCACCGAAGCCTACGAGCAAATTCCTTTTAAAATAAATAGCGCGTCGGAGAATATGCTTGAAAGGCTCGGAGGTTCAAATGACCCGGCTGAGTGGGAAAAGTTCGGTCTGAAGAGCCCTGCTTCCACCCGGACTTATATTATCAACGATCAATACCTACAGAATAAGCGCAACTCATGGACCGGAACGACCGTATTTGCTTATTGGCTTCGCACGATTGCGAGGCCGATATTCAAGCTGTCAAAATATTGA
- a CDS encoding sulfurtransferase gives MDATVSKRWLLARLYEPEQTIVDCRFTLGKPQAGRESFEQEHIPGAVYLDLELDLSGPVGEHGGRHPLPDPQLLAARLSKLGIGNDSRIVAYDDESGMNAARLWWLLRYLGHEQVFILEGGFSAWKAEKFPVTEHQPVRVPSSFQANVQLQMQVDVDNVHQVSANMEPSASATGLSPVLIDSRARERFLGLEETLDKKAGHIPGAVNFFWKDTQNADGSYKSAEELQEHFSELDKDAEIIVYCGSGVTACPNVLALEKAGYRNVKLYAGSWSDWISYSENPVATGEE, from the coding sequence ATGGATGCAACTGTTTCTAAACGCTGGCTGCTGGCAAGGCTCTATGAGCCGGAGCAAACCATAGTAGACTGCCGGTTTACGCTCGGTAAACCTCAAGCTGGCCGGGAAAGCTTTGAACAAGAGCATATTCCGGGTGCGGTCTATCTCGATTTGGAGCTGGATCTGTCAGGCCCTGTGGGAGAACATGGCGGACGCCATCCTCTCCCCGACCCGCAGTTACTTGCTGCACGCCTCTCGAAGCTGGGAATCGGAAATGATTCACGCATTGTCGCCTATGATGACGAAAGCGGCATGAATGCTGCGCGGCTCTGGTGGCTGCTGCGTTACCTGGGGCATGAACAGGTATTCATTCTGGAAGGCGGCTTCAGCGCATGGAAGGCAGAGAAATTCCCTGTAACGGAGCATCAGCCGGTACGGGTACCAAGCTCGTTCCAGGCAAATGTGCAGCTGCAGATGCAGGTTGACGTGGACAACGTACACCAGGTATCTGCTAATATGGAGCCTTCGGCTTCTGCAACCGGCCTCTCTCCGGTCCTTATCGATTCCCGCGCCCGGGAACGCTTCCTGGGTCTGGAAGAAACCTTGGACAAGAAGGCCGGTCATATCCCCGGCGCAGTCAACTTCTTCTGGAAGGATACGCAGAATGCTGATGGAAGCTACAAAAGTGCCGAGGAGTTGCAGGAGCATTTCTCCGAGCTGGACAAAGACGCTGAGATCATCGTCTACTGCGGATCCGGTGTCACCGCTTGCCCGAATGTACTGGCGCTGGAAAAGGCCGGCTATAGGAATGTTAAGTTGTATGCGGGGAGTTGGAGTGACTGGATTTCGTATAGCGAGAATCCGGTGGCGACGGGGGAAGAATAA
- a CDS encoding phosphotransferase, whose amino-acid sequence MRKRSGGWNNTTYFVENSTRRAVLRIYDTHKDREKIEFEHAVLQKLGMLSLPFRVPVPIATPAGETLVQLEDRAGKFSCLFEYIDGDSPTEQESGYFESFGEAAGTLSVVLAEISPGLAPVYRPYYELRQAYPLCTGEAIRELCLQPPVPFTELAKGLEILYNAYENIADSLAELKGLPHQLVHGDLNASNLLVETSDHRQVAALLDFEFCTFDVRAMEPAVILSGLLGHAEERAAVRDFCRGFSTRVRLSEAEIKAVPVLMLLRKVDVFLHFVTRYLEGTDEAHVLHEQVKQLSAEVTQLSVVSAQIQEILLEEQGGA is encoded by the coding sequence TTGAGGAAGCGGAGCGGGGGCTGGAATAATACAACCTATTTTGTAGAAAATAGCACTCGCCGCGCCGTGCTGCGTATCTATGATACACATAAAGATAGAGAGAAAATCGAATTCGAGCATGCCGTGCTGCAAAAGCTGGGGATGTTGTCTTTACCCTTCAGAGTGCCTGTTCCCATCGCGACACCGGCCGGAGAAACTTTGGTTCAGCTGGAGGACAGGGCTGGTAAATTTAGCTGCTTGTTCGAATACATAGACGGAGATTCGCCCACTGAGCAGGAGTCTGGCTATTTCGAATCCTTCGGGGAGGCGGCAGGTACATTGTCCGTAGTGCTGGCAGAGATAAGTCCCGGACTTGCTCCGGTCTACCGGCCTTATTACGAGCTGCGGCAGGCTTATCCGCTATGTACCGGAGAAGCAATCCGTGAGCTGTGTCTGCAACCGCCAGTCCCCTTTACTGAACTTGCTAAGGGATTGGAGATCCTTTACAACGCCTATGAAAATATCGCCGATTCGCTGGCTGAACTTAAGGGGTTGCCGCATCAGCTGGTGCATGGAGATTTGAATGCTTCCAATCTGCTGGTGGAGACAAGCGATCACCGGCAAGTAGCTGCGCTGCTTGATTTTGAATTTTGCACCTTTGATGTGAGGGCGATGGAGCCTGCGGTAATTCTGTCAGGGCTATTGGGTCATGCGGAGGAAAGAGCGGCGGTCCGGGATTTTTGCCGGGGTTTCAGCACCAGGGTCCGTCTTAGCGAAGCCGAAATCAAGGCCGTTCCCGTGCTGATGCTGCTTAGAAAAGTTGATGTGTTCCTGCACTTTGTCACCCGCTATCTGGAGGGCACGGATGAAGCACATGTGCTTCATGAACAAGTGAAACAGTTATCCGCAGAGGTAACCCAGCTGTCAGTTGTATCTGCACAAATTCAAGAAATTCTGCTGGAAGAGCAAGGCGGAGCTTGA